Proteins encoded within one genomic window of Augochlora pura isolate Apur16 chromosome 11, APUR_v2.2.1, whole genome shotgun sequence:
- the LOC144476700 gene encoding transmembrane protein 203, which yields MMFSLNELVDWLDLTIFEIWINLVSLAMFTMLLALKLDDNYFFGNTGWWIVFSPLFVADGLNTYFCAIIFMRMRMEGGLIRGANYRALRSLTTLLLLFVFKYLLCKKLTGQSTLEYSEMMSPIFILWQLIAIRACLRN from the coding sequence ATGATGTTTTCTTTGAATGAACTAGTAGATTGGTTAGATCtaacaatatttgaaatatggATAAACTTAGTTTCATTGGCAATGTTCACAATGCTACTGGCTTTAAAACTAgatgataattatttctttggtAACACAGGATGGTGGATAGTATTTTCGCCTCTCTTTGTCGCAGATGGGTTGAACACTTACTTCtgtgcaattattttcatgagAATGCGTATGGAGGGAGGGCTAATTAGAGGTGCTAATTACAGAGCACTTCGAAGTCTCACAACGCTACTATTGTTAttcgtttttaaatatctattatgtaaaaaattaactgGGCAAAGCACTCTGGAATATTCGGAAATGATGAGTCCTATATTCATCCTTTGGCAATTAATCGCAATTAGAGCATGTCTGCGCAATTGA
- the Rpp20 gene encoding ribonuclease P protein subunit p20, producing MTDVLKCSGASSNFLNERNPPRIKRRKLLSSDYTIKKRQPFGLLRKRDKDIFVTNKTNIKAQLKICEKLLNSDACEVIIHGLGAAVLRACNLVLQLKEIHYGGIELDVKTSTTSIIDDFEPLHDNADYETINRNNSAIHVRVFRKFSVGKLKYHE from the exons ATGACCGATGTGCTCAAGTGTTCGGGGGCTAGTTCGAATTTTTTGAACGAGAGAAACCCGCCTAGAATAAAACGTAGGAAGTTGTTGTCTTCGGActatactattaaaaaaagacAACCTTTCGGTCTATTAAGAAAACGGGACAAAGATAtatttgttactaataaaacgaatattaag GCACAGCTGAAAATATGTGAGAAACTTCTTAACAGTGATGCCTGTGAAGTTATCATTCATGGTCTTGGAGCTGCTGTACTTAGAGCTTGTAATTTAGTTCTGCAGTTGAAGGAGATTCATTACGGTGGAATTGAATTAGATGTTAAGACTTCTACTACATCTATCATTG ATGACTTTGAACCCCTTCACGATAATGCCGACtatgaaacaattaatagaaataattctgCCATACATGTGCGTGTATTTAGAAAGTTTTCTGTAGGTAAACTCAAGTATCACGAATAG
- the Cstf50 gene encoding cleavage stimulation factor subunit 1 Cst50, with amino-acid sequence MKEPEVDPKNIIKSRELLYRLMISQLFYDGHQTLAVQLSNIIQAEPPCPPSDRLLHLMLIGLAHEPDRTKKDTSNVSTFSSTFDNTLGPGLDLEFETEAQTQAPEPAQYETAYVTSHKGNCRAGAFSADGQLIATGSVDASIKILDVDRMLAKSAPDEMAPGDQTGGHPVIRTLYDHLEEVTCLEFHPREPILVSGSRDFSIKLFDFSKASVKKAFRTITDADQIRCLSFHPTGDFLVVGTNHPVVRLYNVNTAQCFVCSIPSHQHTAGITSIKYSPDAKTYASAGKDGSIKLWDVVSNRCINTFVKAHDGYEVCSVTFTRNGKYLLSSGKDSLIKLWELSTSRCLIAYTGAGTTGKQEHKAQAIFNHTEDYVMFPDEATTSLCAWNSRNASRKQLLSLGHNGPVRLIVHSPTAPAFLTCSDDFRARFWFRRMPTH; translated from the exons atgaAGGAACCCGAGGTAGAcccgaaaaatattataaaaagcagAGAATTACTCTACAGGCTCATGATCAG tcaattattttacgatgGACATCAAACATTGGCTGTGCAACtatcaaatataattcaagCTGAACCGCCGTGTCCTCCATCGGACCGATTACTTCATTTAATGTTGATCGGATTGGCTCATGAACCTGACCGTACTAAAAAGGATACAAGTAATGTATCTACATTTTCATCAACATTTGATAATACTTTGGGGCCTGGTCTTGATTTGGAGTTTGAAACGGAAGCTCAAACACAAGCTCCAGAACCAGCACAATACGAGACTGCTTATGTTACCTCGCACAAAGGAAATTGCAGAGCAGGAGCGTTCTCTGCAGATGGCCAACTAATAGCAACTGGATCAGTGGACgcgtcaattaaaattttagatgTTGATAGAATGTTAGCTAAGTCAGCTCCGGACGAAATGGCACCTGGTGATCAAACAGGTGGTCATCCTGTTATAAGAACATTGTATGATCATTTGGAGGAAGTCACTTGTTTAGAGTTTCATCCAAGGGAACCCATTCTTGTGTCCGGCAGCAGAGATTTTTCCATTAAACTGTTCGATTTTAGCAAGGCCAGTGTTAAAAAAGCATTCAGAACTATTACAGATGCGGATCAGATACGATGTTTATCTTTCCATCCAACCGGTGACTTTCTAGTTGTTGGAACTAACCACCCTGTTGTAAGACTGTACAACGTTAATACAGCTCAGTGCTTCGTATGTAGTATACCTAGCCACCAACACACTGCTGGAATAACTAGTATCAAATATTCTCCAGATGCAAAAACTTATGCATCAGCTGGTAAAGATGGGAGCATAAAATTATGGGATGTAGTCTCGAATAGATGTATAAATACGTTCGTAAAAGCTCACGATGGTTATGAAGTATGTTCAGTAACGTTTACAAGAAATGGAAAG TATTTACTATCATCAGGAAAAGAttctttgataaaattatgGGAGCTGTCCACTAGCAGATGTTTGATAGCGTATACAGGTGCTGGAACTACAG GCAAACAAGAGCACAAAGCACAAGCTATATTTAATCACACTGAAGATTACGTAATGTTTCCTGACGAAGCAACAACGTCGCTTTGTGCATGGAATTCTCGAAATGCATCTAGAAAACAATTACTGTCATTGGGACACAATGGCCCAGTGCGACTGATTGTGCATTCACCAACTGCTCCAGCATTCTTGACATGTAGCGACGATTTCAGAGCAAGATTTTGGTTCAGAAGAATGCCAACTCATTAG
- the LOC144476853 gene encoding uncharacterized protein LOC144476853 — translation MSEIKAENKNDNNIEDASKDHSAEEKPIPAKNKRGGTKRLSTLERTTQEGERLTKDLNASVGEVEGRRRTRSSARGLASSTPVPSPPKKEKRDTSTKSTGRGRGRPKRQEKNNENNTDEEAANNKGEKHSEEESMKMDVDENKDETEKLVENEDKSAIKTESKETTEKVQEPNFKEEKMTEESENFTEDTKSTSVSEEKKEEDIKDSSDSSQDATDTTAEAPPSSSSESQNPSNATTTEENKE, via the exons ATGTCCGAGATTAAGGCGGAAAACAAGAACGATAACAATATCGAGGATGCGTCGAAG GACCATTCGGCAGAAGAGAAACCGATTCCAGCGAAAAACAAACGAGGAGGCACCAAAAGACTTTCCACACTGGAAAGGACCACTCAGGAAGGCGAACGACTCACAAAG GATTTAAACGCATCCGTTGGCGAAGTGGAGGGAAGGAGGCGTACTCGTAGTTCAGCACGGGGTCTTGCATCATCAACGCCTGTACCGTCTCCACCTAAAAAGGAGAAGAGGGACACGTCGACAAAGAGTACTGGTCGCGGACGCGGGCGTCCGAAGCGGCAAGAGAAAAACAACGAGAACAACACAGATGAAGAAGCAGCAAATAATAAGGGTGAGAAGCATTCCGAGGAGGAATCTATGAAAATGGATGTGGACGAGAATAAGGATGAAACAGAGAAATTAGTAGAAAATGAGGATAAAAGTGCTATAAAAACAGAAAGTAAAGAAACCACTGAAAAGGTACAGGAACCCAATTTTAAGGAAGAGAAAATGACGGAAGAATCAGAAAATTTTACGGAAGACACTAAAAGTACTAGTGTCagcgaagagaaaaaggaggaagaCATAAAGGATAGCTCGGATTCGAGTCAAGATGCGACAGACACAACGGCGGAAGCACCACCCTCATCTTCTTCGGAGTCTCAAAACCCTTCTAATGCTACTACTACCGAGGAAAATAAGGAATAA
- the LOC144476852 gene encoding uncharacterized protein LOC144476852 isoform X2, whose product MTTNLKTMEFLKLSRRVRRRLSARNVSDQLLADGQEQRKRVSLNVDTKMLKIGFIGGGKMAQALAKGFIRAGLSKGDMMLASCLPNDAASIDAFKEIGSKTVFKNGPVVDHGDLLILSVKPQVVPMVLPDLKNYNKLLMSIAMGVSIASLEKALPSGTPVIRVMPNTPALVGCGATVFSRGKHAGDKEAEIAEKLFSSVGVCEEVPETSIDPVTALAGSGPAYVYMMIEALADGGVKMGLTRPIAYKLAAQTVLGAGAMVRETNSHPGQLKDDVASPAGSTITGIHYLEKHGLRSAVIGAVEAATKRCREVSSLLENSQD is encoded by the exons ATGACCACGAATCTGAAGACAATggaatttctgaaattaagCAGACGCGTCCGGCGACGTCTGAGCGCCCGGAACG TGAGCGACCAGCTTCTTGCGGACGGCCAGGAACAGAGGAAAAGGGTGTCGTTGAACGTGGACACGAAGATGTTGAAGATTGGGTTCATCGGCGGCGGCAAGATGGCACAGGCGCTTGCCAAGGGTTTCATTCGTGCTG GGCTGAGCAAGGGCGACATGATGCTGGCCAGCTGTCTACCAAACGACGCAGCCAGCATAGACGCGTTCAAG GAAATCGGGTCGAAAACCGTATTTAAGAATGGACCCGTAGTCGATCACGGGGACCTTTTGATTTTGTCGGTAAAACCGCAAGTGGTGCCGATGGTTCTTCCGGATTTGAAGAATTACAACAAACTGTTGATGTCGATCGCCATGGGCGTTTCCATAGCATCGTTGGAAAAG GCTTTACCCAGCGGAACCCCGGTGATCAGGGTAATGCCCAATACACCAGCCCTCGTTGGCTGCGGAGCCACCGTGTTCTCTCGTGGTAAACATGCTGGCGACAAGGAAGCTGAAATAGCCGAGAAATTGTTTTCCTCTGTAGGCGTCTGCGAAGAAGTGCCCGAGACCTCGATCGATCCAGTTACAGCTCTAGCTGGTTCTGGGCCCGCTTAT GTATACATGATGATAGAAGCCTTGGCCGACGGCGGGGTGAAAATGGGCCTGACGAGGCCGATTGCCTACAAGTTAGCTGCACAAACTGTTCTCGGTGCCGGCGCTATGGTTCGGGAAACTAACTCTCATCCAGGACAATTGAAAGACGACGTGGCCTCTCCGGCTG GATCTACCATAACaggcatccactatctcgaGAAACACGGTTTAAGATCAGCTGTGATCGGCGCGGTAGAAGCAGCAACAAAACGGTGCAGAGAAGTTAGCTCATTGCTAGAGAACAGTCAAGACTAA
- the LOC144476852 gene encoding uncharacterized protein LOC144476852 isoform X1 — MTRLSYDLRLLVPIGNHVDRSLNLEQDREGITLFKMTTNLKTMEFLKLSRRVRRRLSARNVSDQLLADGQEQRKRVSLNVDTKMLKIGFIGGGKMAQALAKGFIRAGLSKGDMMLASCLPNDAASIDAFKEIGSKTVFKNGPVVDHGDLLILSVKPQVVPMVLPDLKNYNKLLMSIAMGVSIASLEKALPSGTPVIRVMPNTPALVGCGATVFSRGKHAGDKEAEIAEKLFSSVGVCEEVPETSIDPVTALAGSGPAYVYMMIEALADGGVKMGLTRPIAYKLAAQTVLGAGAMVRETNSHPGQLKDDVASPAGSTITGIHYLEKHGLRSAVIGAVEAATKRCREVSSLLENSQD; from the exons ATGACAA GACTTAGCTACGACCTACGACTGCTTGTACCTATCGGAAACCACGTCGATCGTTCATTGAATCTGGAACAGGATCGAGAAGGAATAACACTATTCAAGATGACCACGAATCTGAAGACAATggaatttctgaaattaagCAGACGCGTCCGGCGACGTCTGAGCGCCCGGAACG TGAGCGACCAGCTTCTTGCGGACGGCCAGGAACAGAGGAAAAGGGTGTCGTTGAACGTGGACACGAAGATGTTGAAGATTGGGTTCATCGGCGGCGGCAAGATGGCACAGGCGCTTGCCAAGGGTTTCATTCGTGCTG GGCTGAGCAAGGGCGACATGATGCTGGCCAGCTGTCTACCAAACGACGCAGCCAGCATAGACGCGTTCAAG GAAATCGGGTCGAAAACCGTATTTAAGAATGGACCCGTAGTCGATCACGGGGACCTTTTGATTTTGTCGGTAAAACCGCAAGTGGTGCCGATGGTTCTTCCGGATTTGAAGAATTACAACAAACTGTTGATGTCGATCGCCATGGGCGTTTCCATAGCATCGTTGGAAAAG GCTTTACCCAGCGGAACCCCGGTGATCAGGGTAATGCCCAATACACCAGCCCTCGTTGGCTGCGGAGCCACCGTGTTCTCTCGTGGTAAACATGCTGGCGACAAGGAAGCTGAAATAGCCGAGAAATTGTTTTCCTCTGTAGGCGTCTGCGAAGAAGTGCCCGAGACCTCGATCGATCCAGTTACAGCTCTAGCTGGTTCTGGGCCCGCTTAT GTATACATGATGATAGAAGCCTTGGCCGACGGCGGGGTGAAAATGGGCCTGACGAGGCCGATTGCCTACAAGTTAGCTGCACAAACTGTTCTCGGTGCCGGCGCTATGGTTCGGGAAACTAACTCTCATCCAGGACAATTGAAAGACGACGTGGCCTCTCCGGCTG GATCTACCATAACaggcatccactatctcgaGAAACACGGTTTAAGATCAGCTGTGATCGGCGCGGTAGAAGCAGCAACAAAACGGTGCAGAGAAGTTAGCTCATTGCTAGAGAACAGTCAAGACTAA
- the LOC144476852 gene encoding pyrroline-5-carboxylate reductase 1, mitochondrial isoform X3, which produces MLKIGFIGGGKMAQALAKGFIRAGLSKGDMMLASCLPNDAASIDAFKEIGSKTVFKNGPVVDHGDLLILSVKPQVVPMVLPDLKNYNKLLMSIAMGVSIASLEKALPSGTPVIRVMPNTPALVGCGATVFSRGKHAGDKEAEIAEKLFSSVGVCEEVPETSIDPVTALAGSGPAYVYMMIEALADGGVKMGLTRPIAYKLAAQTVLGAGAMVRETNSHPGQLKDDVASPAGSTITGIHYLEKHGLRSAVIGAVEAATKRCREVSSLLENSQD; this is translated from the exons ATGTTGAAGATTGGGTTCATCGGCGGCGGCAAGATGGCACAGGCGCTTGCCAAGGGTTTCATTCGTGCTG GGCTGAGCAAGGGCGACATGATGCTGGCCAGCTGTCTACCAAACGACGCAGCCAGCATAGACGCGTTCAAG GAAATCGGGTCGAAAACCGTATTTAAGAATGGACCCGTAGTCGATCACGGGGACCTTTTGATTTTGTCGGTAAAACCGCAAGTGGTGCCGATGGTTCTTCCGGATTTGAAGAATTACAACAAACTGTTGATGTCGATCGCCATGGGCGTTTCCATAGCATCGTTGGAAAAG GCTTTACCCAGCGGAACCCCGGTGATCAGGGTAATGCCCAATACACCAGCCCTCGTTGGCTGCGGAGCCACCGTGTTCTCTCGTGGTAAACATGCTGGCGACAAGGAAGCTGAAATAGCCGAGAAATTGTTTTCCTCTGTAGGCGTCTGCGAAGAAGTGCCCGAGACCTCGATCGATCCAGTTACAGCTCTAGCTGGTTCTGGGCCCGCTTAT GTATACATGATGATAGAAGCCTTGGCCGACGGCGGGGTGAAAATGGGCCTGACGAGGCCGATTGCCTACAAGTTAGCTGCACAAACTGTTCTCGGTGCCGGCGCTATGGTTCGGGAAACTAACTCTCATCCAGGACAATTGAAAGACGACGTGGCCTCTCCGGCTG GATCTACCATAACaggcatccactatctcgaGAAACACGGTTTAAGATCAGCTGTGATCGGCGCGGTAGAAGCAGCAACAAAACGGTGCAGAGAAGTTAGCTCATTGCTAGAGAACAGTCAAGACTAA